A region of Saccharomyces mikatae IFO 1815 strain IFO1815 genome assembly, chromosome: 12 DNA encodes the following proteins:
- the YBT1 gene encoding bile acid-transporting ATPase YBT1 (similar to Saccharomyces cerevisiae VMR1 (YHL035C) and YBT1 (YLL048C); ancestral locus Anc_4.6) — MHHVLNSTRSDHQFWFYDDVTQYGRKQYLNYYTPLILTIFTVLFVTYNIWKHYYYYNVLHLKQKNPIEDILYSSADEDEQSPLINSNTATTNYVDINSKRDELKNRHFSLEKLRSVKLNGEPHGKPEIIRRGFIEKSRIILEFFLVLSQVIIHSFILLHYANRNPEFTQRGTISGFVEWCLLFVIVSLRLANVNQNFKFINRYPGNLWSISFINYLLLFLSMILPFRSIFIHHINTSIIRKYYISQISINFVLFLLLFFARIRNNFAIIYKTDSWITPSPEPVTSIAGFICWAWLDEFVWKAHKVSIKVKDIWGLMMQDYSFFVVKKFRYFVDHKVKKKRIFSLNLFFFFSNYLILQCFWAFLGSVLSFIPTVLLKRILEYVEDQSSAPSNLAWFYVTTMFVGRILVAICQAQALFFGRRVCIRMKSIIISEIYTKALRRKISTNKTKPINEDPQEINDQKSINGDEESTSSANLGAIINLMAIDAFKVSEICGYLHSFLEAFVMTVVALVLLYRLLGFAAIVGVLIIVAMLPLNYKLAKYIGDLQKKNLAVTDNRIQKLNEAFQAIRIIKYFSWEENFEKDINAIRENELSLLLMRSIVWSISSFVWFVTPTIVTAASFAYYIYVQGEVLTTPVAFTALSLFTLLRDPLDRLSDMLSFVVQSKVSLDRVQDFLNEKDTKKYDQLTIDPNGKRFAFENSTISWDKDNQDFKLKDLNIEFKTGKLNVVIGPTGSGKTSLLMALLGEMYLLSGKVVVPALEPRQELVVDANGTTNAIAYCSQGAWLLNDTVKNNILFNSPFNEARYKAVVEACGLKRDFEILKAGDLTEIGEKGITLSGGQKQRVSLARALYSNARHVLLDDCLSAVDSHTASWIYDNCITGPLMEDRTCILVSHNIALTLRNAELVVLLEDGRVKDQGDPIDMLQRGLFGEDELVKSSILSRANSSANLATKSSTSLSNLAVAKEQQVSMNNNSPQFEAKKLQKPLRTEAERTEDGKLIEEETKEEGVVGMAVYKWYLKIFGGWKIVSFLASLFLISQLLYIGQSWWVRAWASHNVIAKIVPIAQRAIAFVSKEASHLIDWRGSFQVNMASSGNQPTSKHSTMYYLILYLIIGLAQSLLGAGKTILNFVAGINASRKIFNMILNKVLHSKIRFFDATPTGRIMNRFSKDIEAIDQELTPYIQGAFYSLIECLSTVILITFITPQFLSVAIVVSILYYFVGYFYMAGSRELKRFESISRSPIYQHFSETLVGVTTIRAFGDEGRFMQENLQKIDENNKPFFYLWVANRWLAFRIDMIGSLVIFGAGLFILFNINHLDSGMAGISLTYAISFTEGALWLVRLYAEVEMNMNSVERVKEYMEIEQEPYNQHKEVPPPQWPQDGKIEVNDLSLRYAPNLPRVIKNVSFSVDAQSKIGIVGRTGAGKSTIITALFRFLEPETGHIKIDNIDISGVDLQRLRRSITIIPQDPTLFSGTIKTNLDPYDEFSDRKIFEALKRVNLISEEQSQQGTTREADNDNSSTNSENVNKFLDLSSEVSEGGSNLSQGQRQLMCLARSLLRSPKIILLDEATASIDYGSDAKIQETIRKEFQGSTILTIAHRLRSVIDYDKILVMDAGEVKEYDHPYSLLLNKQSIFYSMCEHSGELEILIELAKKAFVEKLNSKKD, encoded by the coding sequence ATGCATCACGTACTCAATTCAACGAGATCTGACCATCAGTTTTGGTTTTACGATGACGTGACGCAATACGGTAGAAAACAATACCTTAATTATTATACTCCCTTAATTCTTACAATATTTACAGTGTTGTTTGTAACCTATAACATATGGAAacattattactattataaCGTTCTACACTtgaagcaaaaaaatccaaTTGAGGACATCTTGTACTCATCTgctgatgaagatgaacaGAGTCCGCTGATAAACAGTAACACCGCTACAACAAATTACGTGGACATTAATTCTAAAAGAGATGAACTAAAAAATAGACATTTTTCTCTAGAGAAGCTTAGATCAGTCAAGTTAAACGGAGAACCTCACGGGAAACCTGAAATCATTAGAAGAggtttcattgaaaaatctagAATTATACTtgagttttttttagttcTCTCCCAAGTTATAATACATTCTTTTATACTATTACACTATGCTAATAGAAACCCAGAGTTCACTCAAAGAGGTACCATTTCAGGTTTTGTGGAGTGGTGTTTGTTATTTGTCATTGTCTCTTTGCGTTTAGCAAACGTcaatcaaaatttcaaattcataaACAGATACCCAGGAAATTTATGGTCAATATCGTTTATAAACTATTTGCTTTTGTTCCTTTCAATGATTCTACCCTTCCGttccattttcattcaCCATATCAATACCTCTATcataagaaaatattacATTTCACAAATATCGATTaactttgttcttttcttattgcTATTTTTTGCGAGGATACGGAATAACTTTGCTATCATCTATAAAACTGACAGCTGGATTACTCCGTCTCCAGAACCTGTAACTTCTATTGCTGGCTTCATATGCTGGGCTTGGTTAGACGAATTTGTATGGAAAGCGCACAAAGTGAGTATTAAAGTCAAAGATATTTGGGGCTTGATGATGCAAGACTACTCTTTCTTTGtagtaaaaaaatttagGTACTTCGTCGATCACAAGGTTAAGAAGAAACGTATTTTTTCGttgaatcttttctttttcttttcgaaTTATTTAATACTACAATGCTTTTGGGCATTTTTAGGCAGCGTACTCTCCttcattccaacagttTTACTAAAAAGAATCCTGGAGTATGTCGAAGACCAGTCATCTGCTCCTTCAAATTTGGCTTGGTTTTATGTCACTACAATGTTTGTGGGCAGAATATTGGTGGCTATTTGCCAAGCACAAGCCTTATTTTTTGGGAGAAGAGTGTGCATCCGAATGAAAAGCATTATCATTTCTGAAATATACACTAAAGctttaagaagaaaaatttccacGAATAAAACCAAACCTATCAATGAGGATCCACAAGAAATTAATGATCAAAAAAGTATCAATGGTGATGAAGAATCTACTTCTTCCGCTAACCTCGGAGCCATTATTAATCTGATGGCTATTGACGCCTTCAAAGTTTCGGAAATTTGTGGTTATCTACATTCGTTTTTGGAGGCTTTTGTTATGACTGTTGTTGCTCTTGTACTATTGTATCGCCTGTTAGGTTTCGCTGCAATTGTGGGTGTTCTAATAATCGTTGCTATGCTTCCACTGAATTACAAGCTTGCCAAGTATATTGGTGATttgcaaaagaagaacttgGCCGTTACGGACAACCGTATTCAAAAGTTGAATGAAGCTTTCCAAGCTATTAGAATTATCAAGTATTTTTCATGGGAGGagaactttgaaaaagatattAATGCTATCAGAGAAAACGAACTATCTCTATTGCTAATGAGATCTATTGTTTGGTCCATCAGTTCTTTTGTATGGTTTGTTACCCCAACAATTGTAACAGCTGCTTCATTTGCTTACTATATTTACGTTCAAGGCGAAGTATTAACCACGCCAGTCGCTTTTACTGCGCTTTCTTTGTTCACATTATTAAGAGATCCATTGGACCGTTTGTCTGATATGTTAAGTTTTGTTGTCCAATCGAAGGTCTCGTTAGATAGAGTCcaagattttttaaatgaaaaggatacaaaaaaatatgatcaATTGACTATAGATCCAAATGGAAAAAGGTTTGCGTTTGAGAATTCCACCATTTCTTGGGATAAGGATAATCAAGACTTCAAATTGAAAGACTTGAATATTGAATTTAAAACCGGAAAATTAAATGTCGTTATTGGTCCAACTGGTTCTGGTAAGACATCTTTACTGATGGCGTTACTAGGTGAAATGTATTTGCTAAGTGGTAAGGTTGTTGTTCCGGCTCTGGAGCCAAGGCAGGAATTGGTCGTGGATGCGAATGGAACAACTAATGCCATTGCTTACTGTTCTCAAGGTGCTTGGCTCCTAAATGATACTGTAAAAAACAACATTCTATTCAATAGTCCGTTTAACGAGGCAAGGTACAAGGCTGTCGTCGAAGCATGTGGATTGAAACGTGATTTTGAGATTTTAAAAGCCGGTGACTTGACGGAAATCGGTGAAAAGGGAATTACTTTATCCGGTGGTCAAAAGCAAAGAGTTTCTCTCGCCAGAGCATTGTACTCCAATGCAAGACATGTTCTTTTGGATGATTGCTTAAGCGCAGTTGACTCTCATACTGCATCATGGATTTATGATAATTGTATTACTGGCCCATTAATGGAAGATAGAACATGCATTTTAGTCTCTCACAACATCGCATTAACCTTAAGAAACGCTGAACTAGTAGTATTACTAGAAGACGGTAGGGTTAAAGACCAAGGTGATCCCATAGATATGTTACAAAGAGGTTTGTTtggtgaagatgaattgGTAAAAAGTAGTATATTGTCACGAGCAAATTCTTCTGCCAACTTAGCCACAAAAAGTAGCACAAGTCTAAGTAACTTAGCTGTTGCCAAAGAACAACAAGTTAGCATGAACAATAACTCCCCACAGTTTGAAGCAAAGAAACTGCAAAAACCATTAAGAACAGAAGCTGAACGTACTGAAGATGGTAAACtaattgaagaagagacGAAAGAAGAGGGTGTAGTTGGCATGGCTGTTTATAAATGGTATTTGAAAATCTTTGGTGGCTGGAaaattgtttcatttttagcTTCCTTATTCTTAATATCCCAACTTTTGTACATCGGCCAATCATGGTGGGTTCGTGCCTGGGCATCACACAATGTCATTGCTAAGATAGTTCCCATAGCACAACGTGCTATTGCCTTTGTCTCTAAGGAAGCCAGCCATCTAATTGATTGGCGAGGCTCGTTCCAAGTAAATATGGCGTCAAGTGGAAATCAACCTACCAGTAAACATTCTACAATGTATTATCTCATTTTGTACTTAATCATTGGTTTGGCTCAGTCCTTACTAGGTGCTGGTAAAACTATTTTAAATTTTGTTGCTGGTATCAACgcatcaagaaaaatattcaacatGATTTTAAACAAGGTATTGCACTCTAAAATAAGATTTTTCGATGCTACACCAACTGGCAGAATAATGAACAGATTCTCTAAAGATATCGAAGCCATTGATCAGGAATTGACACCTTATATACAAGGTGCTTTCTATTCTCTTATTGAGTGTTTATCCACCGTTATATTGATCACTTTTATTACCCCACAATTTTTATCTGTTGCTATAGTTGTTTCGATTCTGTACTATTTCGTTGGGTATTTCTACATGGCAGGCTCTCGTGAATTAAAAAGATTTGAATCTATCTCCAGGTCGCCAATCTACCAACACTTCTCAGAGACTCTTGTTGGTGTTACAACGATCCGTGCTTTCGGTGACGAAGGGAGATTTATGCAAGAAAACTTACAGAAAatagatgaaaataataagccatttttttatttgtggGTTGCTAATCGTTGGCTGGCTTTTAGAATAGACATGATTGGATCCTTGGTCATATTTGGAGCTGGTTTATTCATATTATTCAATATCAACCATTTAGATTCCGGTATGGCTGGTATATCATTAACATATGCCATTTCCTTCACTGAAGGTGCATTATGGCTGGTCAGATTGTACGCTGAAGTTGAAATGAATATGAACTCTGTTGAAAGAGTCAAAGAATATATGGAAATTGAACAAGAACCATACAACCAGCACAAAGAAGTACCGCCACCACAATGGCCACAGGATGGTAAGATCGAGGTTAATGATTTATCACTACGTTATGCTCCTAACTTACCTAGAGTAATCAAaaatgtttctttttccgTTGACGCACAATCTAAGATTGGTATCGTTGGTAGGACTGGTGCTGGTAAATCAACTATTATCACTGCCTTATTTAGATTTCTGGAACCTGAGACAGGCCACATCAAAATCGATAATATCGATATCTCTGGTGTTGATTTACAAAGATTGCGCCGTTCGATAACTATTATTCCACAAGATCCAACATTATTCTCCGGGACAATTAAAACAAACTTGGATCCCTATGATGAATTTAGCGACAGAAAGATCTTTGAAGCTTTGAAACGTGTTAACCTAATCAGCGAAGAGCAATCACAGCAAGGGACTACAAGAGAAGCAGACAATGACAATTCGTCAACTAATTCAGAAAATGTCAATAAATTCTTGGATTTGAGCAGTGAAGTTAGTGAAGGTGGATCCAATTTGTCTCAAGGACAGCGTCAATTAATGTGCCTTGCTAGATCTTTACTGAGGAGTCCAAAGATCATTTTGTTAGACGAAGCTACAGCGTCCATCGACTATGGTTCCGATGcaaaaatacaagaaaCTATTAGAAAAGAGTTTCAAGGAAGCACAATTTTGACAATTGCACATAGACTGAGATCTGTCATAGATTATGACAAGATTCTTGTAATGGATGCGGGCGAAGTTAAAGAATACGATCATCCATAttcattgttgttgaaCAAACAAAGCATCTTTTACAGCATGTGTGAACATAGTGGagaattggaaattttgattGAACTGGCGAAAAAGGCCTTTGTGGAAAAACTGAACTCTAAAAAGGACTAA
- the LDB18 gene encoding Ldb18p (similar to Saccharomyces cerevisiae LDB18 (YLL049W); ancestral locus Anc_4.3) — MSGLELIEALEGRFHRLEELIGSGYGTNSDVSVILNKLYVQLNHLYFQGLKYSQDLLQLLNAFIIDDSGNTSGPDDVLIFASCFDDIYTLYSKFDELNYQYMEFCQISGSSLDQIPLKDARIEIQYLRDLPKLVESCNAMILRSIAILNRFIDWNIEINDFFQFQKERLLNLQKLI, encoded by the coding sequence ATGTCTGGCCTTGAGCTTATTGAAGCTCTAGAAGGCAGATTTCACCGTCTGGAGGAGCTTATAGGGTCCGGATACGGCACAAATTCCGATGTTTCGGTGATACTGAATAAACTTTATGTACAGTTAAATCATCTGTATTTTCAGGGCCTAAAGTACTCTCAAGATCTTCTACAACTCTTGAATGCTTTCATAATTGACGATTCAGGGAACACTAGCGGCCCTGATGATGTGCTTATCTTTGCTAGTTGCTTCGATGATATCTATACTCTATATAgtaaatttgatgaattgaaCTATCAATATATGGAGTTTTGCCAAATCAGTGGAAGTTCACTAGATCAGATTCCCCTCAAAGATGCAAGAATTGAAATACAATACTTGAGGGACCTCCCCAAGCTGGTAGAAAGTTGCAACGCAATGATTTTAAGATCAATTGCGATTCTAAATCGTTTCATCGATTGGAATATCGAGATTAAtgacttttttcaattccaaAAGGAAAGGCTGTTAAATTTACAAAAGCTGATATAA
- the RPL8B gene encoding 60S ribosomal protein eL8 (similar to Saccharomyces cerevisiae RPL8A (YHL033C) and RPL8B (YLL045C); ancestral locus Anc_4.8) yields the protein MAPGKKVAPAPFGAKSTKSNKTKNPLTHSTPKNFGIGQAVQPKRNLSRYVKWPEYVRLQRQKKILSLRLKVPPTIAQFQYTLDRNTAAETFKLFNKYRPETAAEKKERLTKEAAAIEEGRSKQDASPKPYAVKYGLNHVVSLVENKKAKLVLIANDVDPIELVVFLPALCKKMGVPYAIVKGKARLGTLVNQKTSAVAALTEVRAEDEAALAKLVSTIDANFADKYDEVKKHWGGGILGNKAQAKMDKKAKNSDSA from the coding sequence atgGCCCCAGGTAAGAAAGTTGCTCCAGCTCCATTCGGTGCTAAGTCCACCAAGTCTAACAAGACCAAGAACCCATTGACTCACTCCACTCCAAAGAACTTTGGTATTGGTCAAGCCGTCCAACCAAAGAGAAACTTGTCCAGATACGTCAAATGGCCAGAATACGTCAGATTGcaaagacaaaagaagatcTTGTCCCTCAGATTGAAGGTTCCTCCAACCATTGCTCAATTCCAATACACCTTGGACAGAAACACCGCTGCTGAAACCTTCAAGTTGTTCAACAAGTACAGACCAGAAACTGCtgctgaaaagaaggaaagatTGACCAAAGAAGCTGCCGCCATTGAAGAAGGTAGATCCAAGCAAGACGCTTCCCCAAAGCCATATGCTGTCAAGTACGGTTTGAACCACGTTGTCTCCTTGGTCGAAAACAAGAAGGCTAAGTTGGTTTTAATTGCCAACGATGTCGACCCAATTGAATTGGTTGTTTTCTTACCAGCTTTGTGTAAGAAGATGGGTGTTCCATACGCTATTGTCAAGGGTAAGGCTAGATTAGGTACTTTGGTTAACCAAAAGACCTCCGCTGTTGCCGCTTTAACTGAAGTTAGAGCCGAAGACGAAGCTGCTTTGGCTAAGTTGGTTTCTACCATTGACGCTAACTTCGCTGACAAATACGACGAAGTCAAGAAGCACTGGGGTGGTGGTATTCTTGGTAACAAGGCTCAAGCCAAGATGGACAAGAAAGCTAAAAACTCTGACTCCGCTTAA
- the RNP1 gene encoding Rnp1p (similar to Saccharomyces cerevisiae SBP1 (YHL034C) and RNP1 (YLL046C); ancestral locus Anc_4.7): MLIEEIEFYNINGNKTTTVVPKNKKLRRRVLDDRRTLYVGNIPNNCHKQDLRDLLEPGFGKITINMLKKRQLKKSLKRFAFIEFQEDVDLKMVKEKMNGKIFMNERIVIENILTKEEKKNEMVQKTKNATPDLKPLSTDTLYVKNIPMKCSNEELAKIFGVVPKNVNFVRRQLVDLRTNKVFFSDEFHTGEAFIKFDNLRVGDNIQKKCREFKGCKARNGRVLLVKVASVKKNLQNRQEEDKAKIKQN; this comes from the coding sequence ATGTTAATAGAGGAGATAGAATTCTATAATATCAACGGGAACAAGACAACCACTGTCGTTcctaaaaataaaaaattacgTAGAAGAGTCTTGGATGATAGAAGGACATTATACGTCGGAAATATCCCAAACAACTGCCATAAACAAGACTTGAGAGATCTACTTGAACCAGGTTTTGGCAAGATAACCATAAAcatgttaaagaaaaggCAACTGAAAAAGTCACTAAAAAGGTTTGCGTTTATAGAGTTCCAAGAAGACgtagatttgaaaatggtgaaagaaaagatgaatGGTAAAATTTTCATGAATGAGAGGATTGTCATTGAGAACATTTTAACCAaagaggagaaaaaaaatgaaatggttcagaaaacaaaaaacgCTACACCTGATCTCAAGCCACTTTCAACGGATACCCTTTatgtaaaaaatattcCCATGAAATGTTCAAATGAAGAACTTGCCAAAATCTTCGGTGTGGTTCCTAAAAACGTCAACTTCGTAAGAAGGCAATTAGTGGATTTGAGAACaaataaagttttcttttctgacGAATTCCACACAGGCGAAGCCTTTATTAAGTTTGACAACCTGCGGGTTGGAGataatattcaaaagaagtGTAGAGAGTTTAAAGGTTGTAAGGCAAGAAATGGTAGAGTATTATTGGTCAAGGTAGCCTctgtaaagaaaaatttacaaaatcgacaagaagaagacaaagcaaaaataaagcagaactaa
- the SMKI12G0300 gene encoding aquaporin family protein (similar to Saccharomyces cerevisiae AQY2 (YLL052C)) translates to MSTESNDLEKNVSHLDPTGVDNAYIPPEQPETKHSRFNIDRDTLRNHLIAAVGEFCGTFMFLWCAYVICNVANHDVALKTETEGSHPGQLIMIALGFGFSVMFSIWCFAGVSGGALNPAVSLSLCLARAISPARCVVMWFSQIIAGMAAGGAASAMTPGKVLFANSLGLGCSRSRGLFLEMFGTAVLCLTVLMTAVEKRETNFMAAFPIGISLFIAHIALTGYTGTGVNPARSLGAAVAARYFPHYHWIYWIGPLLGAFLAWSVWQLLQILDYTTYVNAEKAAGQKKEE, encoded by the coding sequence ATGTCGACCGAATCTAACGACCTTGAAAAAAACGTTTCACACCTGGACCCAACCGGTGTTGATAATGCTTATATACCTCCGGAACAGCCGGAAACAAAGCATTCACGTTTTAATATCGACAGGGACACGTTGAGAAACCACTTGATTGCTGCTGTGGGTGAGTTTTGCGGTACTTTCATGTTTTTATGGTGCGCGTACGTGATTTGTAATGTCGCCAACCATGATGTTGCTTTGAAGACTGAGACGGAAGGCTCTCATCCAGGTCAATTGATCATGATTGCTCTGGGTTTCGGGTTTTCTGTCATGTTTTCTATCTGGTGTTTCGCTGGTGTCTCTGGTGGGGCTTTGAATCCAGCTGTCTCTCTTTCCTTGTGTTTAGCCAGGGCTATTTCGCCAGCTAGATGTGTGGTGATGTGGTTTTCGCAGATCATTGCTGGGATGGCTGCTGGTGGTGCCGCTAGTGCTATGACCCCTGGTAAAGTTCTCTTTGCCAATTCTTTGGGTCTAGGTTGTTCCAGATCCAGAGGgttatttttggaaatgtTCGGTACTGCCGTCTTATGCTTAACTGTTTTGATGACTGCCGTTGAGAAGCGTGAAACTAACTTCATGGCTGCATTTCCAATCGGTATTTCCTTATTTATTGCGCACATTGCATTGACTGGTTACACTGGTACCGGTGTGAACCCTGCAAGATCTCTAGGTGCTGCCGTTGCTGCCAGATATTTCCCTCATTACCACTGGATATATTGGATTGGCCCACTATTGGGTGCCTTTTTAGCATGGTCAGTGTGGCAATTATTGCAAATCCTGGACTACACTACGTACGTCAATGCCGAAAAGGCCGCAGGGCAGAAGAAGGAAGAATAA
- the FRE6 gene encoding putative ferric-chelate reductase (similar to Saccharomyces cerevisiae FRE6 (YLL051C)), with the protein MHRPLLLVTWLISLASAFTTKLPHTEKRDHLEYNAVLACASYINTLKWSFDDSLAPGFYSTVCSYSPAFDTWSLCIFNSLTDQLSSTDNTSFEASLGSVRNTCSFVDKKFSNISLEKYYASLNNASSHAIRDYSAIDCLSTSVRVDHQTRSKWILAFHAHAYNLDISSVYGAYLSYYFVGVGLIAAFFHMSHYNGFNRKLFGNRIINHIRGHFTLPTFLIKKHANYFEFLNLEVFTGLMPNSLESWIIIGYTLANITFLTIDYTIDPYNLIFKSHLSQFTRLLADRSGILAFTQFPLIIIFTARNSFLEFLTGLKFNSFISFHKWIGRIMVLNATIHSLSYSLFAVVNHSFTISNKQLYWKFGVASITLLCILLILSLGIVRKKHYEFFLYTHIVLAILFFYCCWKHVKIFNGWKEWIVVSLIIWGLEKFFRIWNILQFRFPKATLTNLNTTNNPHDEMFKVIIPKHNRRWHSKPGQYCFIYFLHPLVFWQCHPFTIIDEGNKCVLVIKPKHGLTRFIYNKILQSLNGKLQLRVAIEGPYGPSNHKLEKFGHLLLLSGGTGLPGPLDHAVKLSQKPDKPASIDLVITIKNIAFLNGYRSEILELKKNRSHVNLQIYLTQKTPVMKGPSVHDQLMNFNNIMTELASFAHIGHARPNLNDVIDNTIKSLAPRDSLAIVCCGPPVLVDDVRNNVSQKLIDYPERIIEYFEEYQCW; encoded by the coding sequence ATGCATAGGCCGCTTCTGCTTGTTACGTGGTTGATATCGTTGGCAAGCGCTTTCACTACAAAGTTACCACACACAGAAAAGCGAGACCATTTGGAATACAACGCTGTGTTGGCATGTGCATCATATATAAACACGCTAAAATGGTCATTTGACGACTCGCTTGCACCAGGATTCTATTCTACCGTATGTTCCTATTCGCCAGCATTTGATACTTGGTCACTTTGTATCTTCAACTCACTGACAGACCAGCTTTCTTCTACGGACAACACAAGTTTCGAAGCAAGCCTGGGCAGTGTACGAAATACGTGCTCgtttgttgataaaaagTTCAGCAACATTTCACTGGAAAAATACTACGCTTCGCTGAACAATGCTTCTTCTCACGCTATAAGAGACTACAGTGCTATCGATTGTCTATCGACATCCGTTCGGGTCGACCATCAGACTAGGTCTAAATGGATATTGGCCTTTCATGCACACGCTTATAATTTAGATATCAGCAGTGTCTACGGTGCATATCTAAGTTACTATTTCGTAGGGGTGGGTTTGATCGCTGCGTTCTTCCACATGAGTCATTATAATGGTTTCAATCGGAAACTGTTTGGAAACCGCATCATCAATCATATCCGAGGTCATTTCACACTGCCTACCTTTCTAATCAAGAAGCACGCTAATTACTTCGAGTTTCTAAACTTGGAGGTCTTTACCGGATTAATGCCAAACTCCTTGGAATCATGGATTATTATTGGCTACACATTAGCCAATATCACATTTTTGACCATCGATTATACCATAGACCCATATAACCTTATTTTCAAGAGCCACTTGTCGCAATTTACGAGACTGCTAGCGGATAGATCTGGGATATTAGCGTTCACACAATTTCCTCTAATTATTATCTTTACAGCAAGAAATAGttttttggaatttttgacAGGACTTAAGTTCAACTCTTTCATTAGCTTCCATAAATGGATCGGAAGAATCATGGTCTTAAACGCAACAATACATTCCCTTTCGTATTCACTATTTGCAGTCGTTAACCACAGTTTTACAATAAGCAACAAGCAGCTATACTGGAAATTTGGCGTAGCATCAATAACATTGCTTTGCATCTTGCTGATTCTATCACTAGGAATAGTAAGAAAGAAACACTACGAGTTTTTCCTATACACCCACATTGTACTGGccattttgttcttttattgttgttggaaaCACGTCAAGATTTTCAACGGTTGGAAGGAATGGATTGTAGTATCCTTGATAATATGGGGGCTagagaaatttttcagaatctGGAACATTTTGCAATTTAGGTTTCCAAAGGCAACGCTAACCAACTTGAACACCACCAACAACCCCCACGACGAAATGTTCAAAGTGATCATACCCAAACATAACCGGAGATGGCATTCCAAACCAGGCCAATATTGCTTCATTTACTTTCTACATCCGCTAGTCTTTTGGCAATGCCATCCATTCACTATCATCGATGAAGGAAATAAGTGTGTGTTAGTGATTAAACCGAAACACGGTCTCACAAGATTCATTTACAACAAGATCCTGCAATCGTTAAATGGTAAGTTACAACTTCGTGTCGCTATCGAGGGGCCTTACGGACCCAGCAATcataaacttgaaaaatttggccATTTGCTACTACTAAGTGGAGGCACAGGCTTGCCTGGTCCTCTGGACCATGCCGTTAAACTATCACAAAAACCTGACAAACCCGCATCCATTGATCTTGTCATAACCATCAAAAATATTGCCTTCCTTAATGGTTACAGATCAGAAATTCtagaattaaaaaaaaaccgaTCCCATGTCAACCTACAGATTTACCTCACACAGAAAACACCTGTTATGAAGGGACCAAGCGTACATGACCAACTAAtgaatttcaataatataATGACTGAGCTGGCAAGCTTTGCCCACATCGGCCATGCAAGACCCAACCTTAATGATGTAATTGACAACACAATAAAAAGCCTGGCGCCGAGAGACTCTCTAGCAATCGTCTGCTGCGGGCCCCCTGTCCTGGTCGACGATGTAAGAAACAACGTTTCGCAAAAACTCATTGATTACCCTGAAAGGATTATCGAATACTTCGAGGAATACCAATGTTGGTAG
- the COF1 gene encoding cofilin (similar to Saccharomyces cerevisiae COF1 (YLL050C); ancestral locus Anc_4.2): MSRSGVAVADESLTAFNDLKLGKKYKFILFGLNDAKTEIVVKETSNDPSYDAFLEKLPENDCLYAIYDFEYEINGNEGKRSKIVFFTWSPDTAPVRSKMVYASSKDALRRALNGVSTDVQGTDFSEVSYESVLERVSRGAGSH; encoded by the exons atgtctaGATCTGG tgttgctgttgctgaCGAATCCCTTACTGCTTTCAATGACTTGAAATTGGGTAAGAAATATAAGTTTATTTTATTCGGGTTGAACGATGCTAAAACCGAGATTGTTGTTAAGGAAACATCTAACGATCCATCTTACGACGCCTTCTTAGAGAAATTGCCAGAAAACGACTGTCTATACGCCATTTACGATTTTGAGTACGAAATCAATGGTAATGAAGGCAAGAGATCTAagattgttttctttacctGGTCTCCAGACACTGCTCCTGTCAGATCCAAGATGGTTTACGCATCTTCTAAGGATGCCTTGAGAAGGGCCTTGAACGGTGTCTCCACCGATGTTCAAGGTACTGATTTCTCTGAAGTCTCTTACGAATCAGTTTTGGAAAGAGTCAGTAGAGGTGCTGGTTCCCATTAA